The Rissa tridactyla isolate bRisTri1 chromosome 12, bRisTri1.patW.cur.20221130, whole genome shotgun sequence DNA window agcggcacgtcggggcgcggcggggggtgCTGCGGCCCCGGGATGCACCCCAACGCcacggccccggccctgccgggCGGCCCCCTCCACCCCAACGCCTCCAACCGCTCCGACCTGCTCCCCAAAGGGCCCGACGAGGAGGACCTGGACGTCAACACCGACATCTACTCCAAAGTGATGGTGACCGTCATCTACCTGGCTCTTTTCTTGGTGGGCACCGTGGGTAACTCCATCACGGCGTACACGCTGGTGCGCAAGAAGTCGCTGCAGAACCTGCAGAGCACCGTGCACTACCACCTGGCCAGCCTCGCCTTCTCCgacctcctcatcttcctcctctgcaTGCCCATCGAGCTCTACAACTTCATCTGGGTCCATCACCCCTGGGCTTTCGGGGGGGCCGTCTGCAAGGGCTACTACTTCCTCCGGGACGCCTGCACCTACGCCACGGCTCTCAACATCGCCAGCCTCAGCGTGGAGCGCTACATGGCCATCTGCCACCCCTTCAAAGCCAAGAGCATCATGTCCCGCAGCCGcaccaagaagttcatcagctgCATCTGGATCGCCTCCTTCCTCCTCGCCATCCCCATGATCTTCACCATGGGGGAGATCTACGTCAAGGACCAGGATCCCGACTCCCTCATCTGCACCACCATCGTGGACGCCTCCACCCTGAAGACGGTCATCCAGGTGAGGATCCCGGTGACCGGGACGCCCCgagccgccggggccgggcagccgcCTCCCACCCCGGGCTCGGATGCCCGAACTTTGCGGAGACGGGCGGGGCCGGAGGGGGGGACCGGCTGCGGCAGGGGGGTGTCCCGGGCAGCCCTGACGGGGCGGACGGGCCGGGGTGCGGGCAGGCGGGGTTTGAGGGGGGAGCTCTCGGCTCACgcaccccctcctgccccgcaGCGCCGGGCTGAGACCCTGCACCGCGGTTAATCCGGCTCCGGGCCGGTGCaagccccccccgcctccccggagCTCCCCTCCCGGTGCCCGCAGCCCACGCTGTGGCACCGGGACCCCCATGTGCCGCAGAGCGGGGCCGGGGATGCTCGGATTCTCCCCAAACGCGGCACTTCATCGCCAGAAAACCCACAAACCTCCACCCTATCTCTGCATCTTCTGCATCTCTTTCCCTTCTGCCGGAAAGCGGCCAGCAAGATCGCGGGAAATAAAAcgtctctcctcctctcctgggtTGATCCAGAGCCCGTTTCCTCTGCGTGGTGACAGGTCctaatttcagaaagttttggGAACAAGGTGCAGCACAGGCATCCCGAAAAGGAATCGCATCTTCAGAGCCAGAGGCTGGTGTTTTTGCCGGTTTGGGGGGGGAAATGCATAGCTGCTTTAACTAGCAGACCCCTCCTGGCTTCAGAAAGGCTTTGCTGGTCTCCACACACCGCTTCATCTAGCGCCCATGCGCGGAAAGGGTTTCGGCAGCAACACTTGCTGCGCTCCAGCGCTCTGAGG harbors:
- the NTSR1 gene encoding neurotensin receptor type 1 gives rise to the protein MHPNATAPALPGGPLHPNASNRSDLLPKGPDEEDLDVNTDIYSKVMVTVIYLALFLVGTVGNSITAYTLVRKKSLQNLQSTVHYHLASLAFSDLLIFLLCMPIELYNFIWVHHPWAFGGAVCKGYYFLRDACTYATALNIASLSVERYMAICHPFKAKSIMSRSRTKKFISCIWIASFLLAIPMIFTMGEIYVKDQDPDSLICTTIVDASTLKTVIQVNTFVSFVFPMVVISVLNTIIANQLMVMFKQAAQENQVCTIGGQQTMLSMSMEPSRVQALKHGVRVLRAVVIAFVVCWLPYHIRRLMFCYVPSSHWTDFLFNFYHYFYMLTNVLFYVSSAINPILYNLVSANFRQIFLSTLTLLCLPWRKKKKRLAFTRKSNSISSNHTFSSQVTRETTY